A genome region from Purpureocillium takamizusanense chromosome 8, complete sequence includes the following:
- a CDS encoding uncharacterized protein (EggNog:ENOG503NZXP~COG:G), which yields MTISGRLTSTRSSTGVSQTILPLWIGLYNLAHIAEYLGGVGIWPEKDTTTMRYANALSDGFMQALTAEDSMALKTKKKKKAGNLEQARSTTVQYDRVSASVPAEKICKPGRKGP from the coding sequence ATGACAATATCTGGTCGCTTGACTTCCACGCGCAGCAGTACCGGCGTTTCCCAGACTATCCTGCCGTTGTGGATAGGCTTGTACAACCTGGCGCATATTGCGGAATATCTCGGTGGCGTGGGTATCTGGCCCGAGAAGGATACGACTACGATGCGGTACGCCAACGCCCTGTCTGACGGGTTCATGCAAGCTCTGACCGCAGAGGACAGCATGGCCCTGAaaacgaagaagaagaaaaaggccGGAAACTTGGAACAGGCACGTAGCACAACAGTACAGTACGACCGGGTCTCAGCGAGCGTACCGGCCGAGAAAATTTGCAAACCTGGCCGCAAAGGGCCGTGA
- the ARO4 gene encoding 3-deoxy-7-phosphoheptulonate synthase (COG:E~EggNog:ENOG503NVDJ) codes for MPGLDMIPLAADDTRVLGQDPLIPPALLTSEIPMTEKAVTTVVKGRNDAADIVMGRNDKLLVVVGPCSIHDPAAAHEYASRLKQLSDKLSDDLCIIMRAYLEKPRTTVGWKGLINDPDIDSSFQINKGLRVSRQMFVDLTTGGMPIASEMLDTISPQFLADCISVGAIGARTTESQLHRELASGLSFPVGFKNGTDGNLGVAIDAIGAAASKHHFMGVTKQGLAAITRTKGNEHGFVILRGGTKGPNFDKESVQAAKKTLTDKGQKQAIMIDCSHGNSQKNHNNQPKVAKVIADQLREGERSIIGVMIESNIHEGNQKVPAEGPSGLKRGVSITDACINWEDTVAVLEDLAGAVRARRVINGSSGVGEDAKVSMLEED; via the exons ATGCCCGGACTCGACATGATCccgctcgcggccgacgacacaAGAG TGCTCGGCCAGGATCCCCTGATcccccctgccctgctcaCCTCCGAGATTCCCATGACCGAAAAGGCCGTCACAACCGTCGTCAAGGGCCGCAATGATGCCGCAGATATCGTCATGGGACGCAACGACAAGCTActggtcgtcgttggccCTTGCTCCATCCAtgatcccgccgccgcccacgagtATGCCTCCCGGCTAAAGCAGCTGTCCGACAAGCTGTCCGACGATCTGTGCATCATCATGCGTGCCTATCTCGAGAAGCCTCGCACGACAGTTGGCTGGAAGGGCCTCATCAACGACCCCGACATCGACTCATCCTTCCAGATCAACAAGGGCCTGAGGGTGTCACGCCAGATGTTCGTCGACCTCACCACCGGCGGAATGCCCATCGCCAGTGAGATGCTCGACACCATCTCCCCACAGTTCCTTGCCGACTGCATCTCtgtcggcgccatcggcgccagAACCACTGAGTCCCAGTTGCATCGTGAGCTGGCGTCCGGTCTGTCCTTCCCCGTCGGCTTCAAGAACGGCACCGATGGCAACCTCGGCGTTGCCATTGACGCCATCGGCGCTGCGGCGTCCAAGCACCACTTCATGGGTGTGACCAAGCAGGGGTTAGCTGCCATCACGCGCACCAAGGGCAATGAGCATGGCTTCGTCATTCTTCGTGGAGGAACCAAGGGCCCCAACTTCGACAAGGAGAgcgtccaggccgccaagaaGACGCTCACGGACAAGGGCCAGAAGCAGGCCATCATGATTGACTGCTCCCACG GTAACTCGCAAAAAAACCACAACAACCAGCCCAAGGTTGCCAAGGTCATCGCCGACCAACTGCGCGAGGGAGAGCGCTCCATCATTGGTGTGATGATCGAGTCAAATATCCATGAGGGCAACCAGAAGGTTCCCGCCGAGGGCCCTTCTGGCCTGAAGCGCGGCGTCAGCATCACAGACGCGTGCATCAACTGGGAGgacaccgtcgccgtgctggaGGACCTGGCGGGGGCCGTCCGCGCCCGACGTGTCATCAACGGCAGCtccggcgttggcgaggatGCCAAGGTGAGCATGCTGGAGGAGGACTAA
- a CDS encoding uncharacterized protein (SECRETED:SignalP(1-17~SECRETED:cutsite=ALA-DD~SECRETED:prob=0.9490)~EggNog:ENOG503PA3U), with the protein MKLSALFVLAASTLALADDPSKCKASEQKDAGSFVLVDQGVNKHLAPLSKIFTDAKKRANVSDVFNDGNHKMAGSAGKLSWEKTKDYNDMDTSKWVPQGISSTADALEAGTYDGKDGWLVSWYSDSAKQVRISFVDKKTNKYRNALLVYPSADDDFKGVGIHAGGIMWYGDTLWVVDTSNGIRVFDMSNIWEVGSGDKVGKVSAGKYSAAGYKYVIPQKRWYKWTPKFEFRFSYIALDRTASPDRLMVGEYQKEDAKPKRLVQYELDASTRGLKTGADKKTAKAVWASCVNILRIQGAVQADKKIYISRSNGAKAGDLWGWIPGKGAHNNEGMLPTSPEDLSYDKRGKKLYGLTEAAGKRYIVTLDTSKVKFP; encoded by the exons ATGAAGTTGTCCGCCCTTTTCGtcctggcggcgagcacgctcgcgctcgccgacgacccgaGCAAGTGCAAGGCCTCTGAGCAAAAGGACGCCGGCagcttcgtcctcgtcgaccagggcgTCAACAAGCACCTCGCGCCGCTCTCCAAGATCTTCACCGACGCCAAGAAGCGGGCCAACGTGTCGGACGTCTTCAACGACGGCAACCACAAGATGGCCGGCTCGGCGGGCAAGCTGTCGTGGGAGAAGACCAAGGACTACAACGACATGGACACCAGCAAGTGGGTGCCGCAGGgcatctcgtcgacggccgacgccctcgaggcaggcacctacgacggcaaggacggctgGTTGGTGAGCTGGTACAGCGACTCGGCCAAGCAGGTGCGCATCAGCTTCGTCGACAAGAAGACCAACAAGTACCGCAACGCGCTGCTCGTGTACCcgtccgccgacgacgacttcaagggcgtcggcatccacgccggcggcatcatgtGGTACGGCGACACGCTGTGGGTCGTGGACACCTCCAACGGCATCCGCGTCTTCGACATGAGCAACATTTGGGAGGTCGGTTCCGGTGACAAGGTCGGCAAGGTCAGCGCCGGCAAGTACTCTGCCGCGGGCTACAAATACGTCATTCCCCAGAAGCG CTGGTACAAGTGGACGCCCAAGTTCGAGTTCCGCTTCTCGTAcatcgccctcgaccgcacCGCCTCCCCCGACCGCCTCATGGTTGGCGAGTACCAAAAGGAGGACGCGAAGCCCAAGCGCCTGGTCCAAtacgagctcgacgccagcACCCGCGGCCTgaagacgggcgccgacaagaagacggccaaggccgtgTGGGCGTCGTGCGTCAACATCCTGCGCATCCAgggcgccgtccaggccgacAAGAAGATCTACATTTCTCGAAGcaacggcgccaaggccggcgaTCTCTGGGGCTGGATCCCCGGCAAGGGCGCGCACAACAACGAAGGCATGCTGCCGACCAGCCCCGAGGACCTGAGCTACGACAAGAGGGGCAAGAAGCTCTACGGCCTCACCGAGGCGGCTGGCAAGCGCTACATCGTCACGCTCGACACCTCCAAGGTCAAGTTCCCTTAG
- a CDS encoding uncharacterized protein (EggNog:ENOG503P5ZG~TransMembrane:1 (n6-17c22/23o125-143i)~SECRETED:SignalP(1-22~SECRETED:cutsite=ASS-AP~SECRETED:prob=0.5152)), which yields MARLHIVALLIAALVAIASASSAPTFCKCTCFKNSTIIPLGPAGKSGDSSTSSSLRRSISLGSLLGPRFAESSAPTGNSRRSASSSCSECTKAFCLSQGISFCKDAKEENVVTMCFQRDSNKDKIIVWGFILGTTGLLGWTAFKRMIEWREGRAMGRQDISYAPVTSGGQ from the exons aTGGCGCGGCTACACATTGTCGCGCTGCTGATAGCGGCCCTGGTCGCCATAGCATCGGCGAGCT CTGCGCCAACCTTTTGCAAATGCACCTGCTTCAAGAACAGCACAATCATCCCACTAGGGCCGGCCGGGAAAAGCGGCGACTCCTCTACCTCGTCCTCCCTTCGCCGGTCAATATCACTGGGCTCGTTGCTTGGCCCCCGATTCGCCGAGTCCTCTGCTCCCACAGGCAACTCCCGGCggtcggcatcatcatcctgctCCGAGTGCACCAAAGCGTTCTGCCTTAGCCAAGGTATTAGCTTCTGCAAAGACGCCAAAGAAGAGAATGTCGTCACCATGTGCTTTCAGCGGGACAGCAACAAGGACAAGATCATCGTATGGGGCTTCATCCTAGGAACGACTGGGCTCCTGGGATGGACGGCGTTCAAGCGCATGATCGAGTGGCGAGAAGGCAGGGCCATGGGTCGGCAAGATATCAGTTATGCCCCAGTTACGAGCGGTGGGCAATAG
- the ARO4 gene encoding 3-deoxy-7-phosphoheptulonate synthase (COG:E~EggNog:ENOG503NVDJ), translated as MAVIRKAPVRTSVLTDKAVLGQDPLIPPALLTSEIPMTEKAVTTVVKGRNDAADIVMGRNDKLLVVVGPCSIHDPAAAHEYASRLKQLSDKLSDDLCIIMRAYLEKPRTTVGWKGLINDPDIDSSFQINKGLRVSRQMFVDLTTGGMPIASEMLDTISPQFLADCISVGAIGARTTESQLHRELASGLSFPVGFKNGTDGNLGVAIDAIGAAASKHHFMGVTKQGLAAITRTKGNEHGFVILRGGTKGPNFDKESVQAAKKTLTDKGQKQAIMIDCSHGNSQKNHNNQPKVAKVIADQLREGERSIIGVMIESNIHEGNQKVPAEGPSGLKRGVSITDACINWEDTVAVLEDLAGAVRARRVINGSSGVGEDAKVSMLEED; from the exons ATGGCCGTCATTCGCAAAGCGCCAGTCCGAACGAGCGTACTGACAGACAAGGCAGTGCTCGGCCAGGATCCCCTGATcccccctgccctgctcaCCTCCGAGATTCCCATGACCGAAAAGGCCGTCACAACCGTCGTCAAGGGCCGCAATGATGCCGCAGATATCGTCATGGGACGCAACGACAAGCTActggtcgtcgttggccCTTGCTCCATCCAtgatcccgccgccgcccacgagtATGCCTCCCGGCTAAAGCAGCTGTCCGACAAGCTGTCCGACGATCTGTGCATCATCATGCGTGCCTATCTCGAGAAGCCTCGCACGACAGTTGGCTGGAAGGGCCTCATCAACGACCCCGACATCGACTCATCCTTCCAGATCAACAAGGGCCTGAGGGTGTCACGCCAGATGTTCGTCGACCTCACCACCGGCGGAATGCCCATCGCCAGTGAGATGCTCGACACCATCTCCCCACAGTTCCTTGCCGACTGCATCTCtgtcggcgccatcggcgccagAACCACTGAGTCCCAGTTGCATCGTGAGCTGGCGTCCGGTCTGTCCTTCCCCGTCGGCTTCAAGAACGGCACCGATGGCAACCTCGGCGTTGCCATTGACGCCATCGGCGCTGCGGCGTCCAAGCACCACTTCATGGGTGTGACCAAGCAGGGGTTAGCTGCCATCACGCGCACCAAGGGCAATGAGCATGGCTTCGTCATTCTTCGTGGAGGAACCAAGGGCCCCAACTTCGACAAGGAGAgcgtccaggccgccaagaaGACGCTCACGGACAAGGGCCAGAAGCAGGCCATCATGATTGACTGCTCCCACG GTAACTCGCAAAAAAACCACAACAACCAGCCCAAGGTTGCCAAGGTCATCGCCGACCAACTGCGCGAGGGAGAGCGCTCCATCATTGGTGTGATGATCGAGTCAAATATCCATGAGGGCAACCAGAAGGTTCCCGCCGAGGGCCCTTCTGGCCTGAAGCGCGGCGTCAGCATCACAGACGCGTGCATCAACTGGGAGgacaccgtcgccgtgctggaGGACCTGGCGGGGGCCGTCCGCGCCCGACGTGTCATCAACGGCAGCtccggcgttggcgaggatGCCAAGGTGAGCATGCTGGAGGAGGACTAA
- a CDS encoding uncharacterized protein (TransMembrane:10 (i146-167o179-201i341-366o378-406i864-886o892-914i935-963o998-1015i1036-1055o1061-1085i)~COG:P~EggNog:ENOG503NUZM): MSSEKVVETQAAERVRWGDEEQARGRRDSRSRPQSRSGSRESLAIRSIHSRGQVDPSLTLPIQYRTVSFQIEESKAKDRVEAVKAASSAAKDLSDLEWHTITPEEVAKRLTTTPDSGLSGDQVRRRQQEYGRNAPSPPKTNRTLTIFGYFFKGFGGILLVGSILVFVSWKPLGEPAPALANLALAIVLLAVFFIQAAFAMFQDWSTSRVMASIKDMLPEQCQVVRDSNVVSVPAEELVPGDVVHIKSGNKLPADVRFIQISSDAKFDRSVLTGESRPVAATVKNTDVNYLETHNIGLQGTHCIIGSGVGIVVATGDRTVFGRIAVLTSEPKTKMTTLEREVLYFVLFICAIMFAMIIVVLVVWGAWLRRDHPDFISVSALIVSCVSVAVAFIPEGLPIAITAGLTITANMMKKNMILCKSLKTVETLGSVSVICSDKTGTLTQGKMTLTDCSIGTDNVTVKDLKEKMASSEKGNALGPFGQLGALAALCNAAELDAAQADVSIDKRNIFGDATDSAVLRFSESLSPGNVGYFRGCWQRVFELAFNSKNKFMIRCFNIARREALNQTLHADAAASFGENDLLFTMKGAPDVLLGRCTQYLTPSGVLADIDEHVSATLEHVKNIYSSQGKRCLLLARKVIPAGMVKAAPETVEYEQEMMVHAKTGLTLVGLVAIVDPLRPEIRDVVSTLRGAGIRIAMVTGDFALTALAISREAGIVTCVNVDGVANLERYADAGSPSVSDEADELKDNSSPFSRGAIVISGPELTTLNEHQWHLLTEYEEIVFARTTPEQKLRIVREFQNNNVVAMTGDGVNDAPSLKAADVGISMGSGSDIAMEAADMVLLDTFSSVVMAVQYGRVVFDNLKKVIAYLLPAGSFSEFWPVITNVVFGLPQILSSFLMIIICCFTDCAAATILSFEKPEADVLLRRPRNVKKDRLVNWQLIFQAYGIIGMTETITSFAMSYWYLQRSGILFKDLWFGFGVVPDYVDPDYYNQKLTEASSIYFVNLVVMQWFNLMATRTRRLSIFQHPPLFNKETQNLYLFPSILFALAMAFLWLYPPAIQEVIVTSAVPVEYWFLPFAFGIYIILIDEARRFWVRKYPKGWVARAAW; this comes from the exons ATGTCTTCCGAGAAGGTTGTAGAGACGCAGGCGGCTGAGCGAGTCCGCtggggcgacgaggagcaagcccgcggccgtcgcgacTCGCGCTCGCGTCCCCAGAGTCGGAGCGGCTCGCGCGAGTCCCTCGCCATCCGCAGCATCCACTCCAGAGGCCAGGTCGACCCTTCTCTGACGCTGCCCATTCAGTACCGCACGGT CTCCTTCCAGATCGAGGAatccaaggccaaggaccgGGTTGAGGCCGTCAAAGCAGCCAGCTCTGCAGCCAAGG ACCTCAGTGATCTTGAGTGGCACACCATCACCCCTGAGGAGGTGGCAAAGAGACTCACCACCACTCCGGACTCGGGCCTTTCGGGGGACCAGGTCAGGCGCAGGCAGCAGGAGTACGGCAGGAacgcgccatcgcctcccAAAACAAACCGCACCTTGACCATCTTCGGCTACTTCTTCAAGGGATTTGGTGGCattctcctcgtcggcagtATCCTCGTGTTCGTGTCATGGAAGCCGCTCGGCGAGCCTGCGCCAGCTCTGGCCAACCTG GCTCTTGCCATTGTCCTACTCGCCGTCTTCTTTATTCAAGCCGCGTTTGCCATGTTCCAGGACTGGTCCACGTCCCGTGTCATGGCTTCCATCAAGGACATGCTTCCCGAGCAGTGCCAGGTCGTCCGGGACAGCAACGTCGTCAGCGTCCCCGCCGAAGAGCTTGTTCCGGGCGATGTCGTGCACATCAAATCCGGAAACAAGCTCCCCGCCGACGTTCGATTTATTCAAATCTCTTCCGACGCCAAGTTCGATCGCTCTGTGCTCACGGGTGAATCGCGCCCCGTAGCCGCCACCGTCAAGAACACCGACGTCAACTATCTGGAGACGCACAATATCGGCCTCCAGGGCACCCACTGCATCATCGGCTCCGGCGTTGGTATTGTCGTGGCCACTGGCGACCGTACCGTGTTTGGCCGCATCGCGGTCCTGACGAGCGAGCCCAAGACCAAGATGACCACCTTGGAACGGGAGGTCCTGTACTTTGTCCTCTTCATCTGCGCCATCATGTTTGCCATGATCATTGTGGTGCTGGTTGTTTG GGGCGcttggctgcggcgcgaTCACCCCGACTTCATCTCGGTGTCTGCCCTCATTGTCAGCTGCGTCAGTGTCGCTGTCGCGTTCATCCCTGAGGGTCTTCCCATTGCCATTACCGCCGGTctcaccatcaccgccaacATGATGAAGAAGAACATGATTCTCTGCAAGTCCCTCAAGACCGTCGAGACACTTggctccgtctccgtcatcTGCTCCGACAAGACTGGCACGTTGACCCAGGGTAAAATGACCCTGACGGACTGCTCCATCGGCACCGACAACGTGACCGTAAAGGACCTCAAGGAAaagatggcgtcgagcgAAAAGGGCAACGCGCTCGGCCCGTTCGGTCAGCtaggcgccctcgccgctctctGCAACgctgccgagctcgacgccgcgcaggctGACGTCTCCATCGACAAGAGAAACATTTTTGGCGATGCGACGGACTCTGCGGTGCTGCGCTTCTCTGAGTCGCTGTCTCCGGGCAACGTTGGCTACTTCCGTGGCTGCTGGCAGCGCGTTTTCGAGCTCGCCTTCAACAGCAAGAACAAGTTCATGATTCGATGCTTCAACATTGCTCGCAGGGAGGCGCTCAACCAGACTCTGCAcgccgatgcggcggccagctTTGGCGAAAACGATTT GCTTTTCACGATGAAGGGTGCGCCTGACGTTCTTCTCGGCCGCTGCACGCAGTATCTCACTCCTTCTGGTGTGCTTGCCGATATCGACGAGCACGTGTCGGCGACCCTCGAGCACGTCAAGAACATCTACTCGTCTCAGGGCAAGCGATGCCTGCTGTTGGCAAGGAAGGTCATCCCGGCCGGTATGGTCAAGGCGGCTCCGGAGACGGTCGAGTATGAGCAGGAAATGATGGTGCATGCCAAGACCGGCCTGACTCTCGTTGGGTTGGTTGCCATTGTTGACCCTCTGCGGCCTGAGATCCGCGACGTCGTGTCCACGCTTCGTGGAGCTGGTATTCGTATTGCCATG GTCACTGGCGACTTTGCTCTTACTGCGCTGGCCATCTCTCGGgaggccggcatcgtcacctgTGTCaatgtcgacggcgttgcCAACCTCGAGCGATACGCCGATGCTGGCTCTCCCTCCGTCTCcgatgaggccgacgagctcaaggacaacTCGTCGCCATTCTCTCggggcgccatcgtcatcagcgGGCCTGAACTCACGACTCTCAACGAGCACCAGTGGCACTTGCTGACCGAGTACGAGGAGATTGTCTTTGCGCGCACGACCCCTGAGCAAAAGCTTCGCATCGTGCGCGAGTTCCAGAACAACAACGTCGTGGCCATGActggcgatggcgtcaacGATGCGCCCTCGTTGAAGGCCGCTGATGTGGGCATCTCCATGGGCAGCGGATCGGACATTgccatggaggcggccgacatGGTGCTTCTGGATACGTTCTCGTCTGTCGTCATGGCGGTGCAGTACGGCCGTGTGGTTTTTGACAACTTGAAGAAG GTCATTGCCTACCTGCTTCCCGCTGGAAGTTTCTCCGAGTTCTGGCCCGTCATCACCAACGTCGTCTTTGGTCTTCCTCAGATCCTGTCTTCTTTCCTCATGATCATCATCTG CTGCTTCACTGActgcgcggccgccaccatcctGTCCTTTGAGaagcccgaggccgacgtccTCCTGCGCCGTCCCCGCAACGTCAAGAAGGATCGTCTCGTCAACTGGCAGCTCATTTTCCAGGCATacggcatcatcggcatGACCGAGACCATCACCTCGTTCGCCATGTCGTACTGGTAcctgcagcgcagcggcatCCTTTTCAAGGACCTGTGGttcggcttcggcgtcgtccccgACTACGTGGACCCTGACTACTACAACCAGAAGCTCACCGAGGCGTCGTCCATCTACTTTGTCAACCTCGTGGTCATGCAGTGGTTCAACCTCATGGCGAcgcgcacccgccgcctcagcaTCTTCCAGCACCCGCCCCTCTTCAACAAGGAGACCCAGAACCTGTACCTGTTTCCGTCGATCCTCTtcgcgctggccatggcgttCCTGTGGCTGTACCCGCCGGCCATCCAGGAGGTCATCGTGACGTCGGCGGTGCCCGTCGAGTACTGGTTCCTGCCGTTTGCTTTTGGCATCTACATTATCCTGATTGACGAGGCGAGGAGATTCTGGGTGAGGAAATACCCCAAGGGCTGGGTTGCTAGAGCAGCCTGGTAG
- a CDS encoding uncharacterized protein (COG:S~EggNog:ENOG503P3S1) has protein sequence MSRIPRASGLKALSLNLAPSLSTAARPSFAATRVISTTCAARGKNTEWVRGKLWKGEAPGPEDPYTQRPEPEDSSNLPEQALEYQPQSDKTPAAILATRLALPPKRTEATPEAQLQSSDPTYVPATEAEGLEEISTTKTWWDQPGHWGAESEFDAFGSAAKVTDKRIVEVYLRRAVVELLALQESGVFADWAMKRWNEGDRNALDSTLAVDIHVQDGKASLKGDVSSLSQSLTADLEEADLPERVTLDEAKEIVKAWDPAWKSIALDEQAKFVVRKRLYQLTGNLVPDAKLAAATTVNHILTLASKEPKSPKLAELLSRRDDLQRLSNVKVHSRKIGAIEKETVVGRWKVIEEELKKRGLPVTGTAGLTKNKERDWITGKI, from the exons ATGTCACGAATACCACGAGCGAGCGGCTTGAAGGCCTTGTCTTTGAACCTTGCGCCGTCATTGAGTACCGCCGCCCGACCGTCGTTTGCCGCCACGCGCGTCATCTCGACCACGTGTGCCGCCCGAGGAAAGAACACGGAATGGGTGCGAGGCAAGCTGTggaagggcgaggcgccgggcCCGGAAGATCCATACACACAGAGACCAGAGCCCGAGGACTCTTCGAACCTCCCGGAACAAGCTTTGGAGTACCAGCCCCAATCGGACAAGACTCCAGCTGCGATCCTGGCCACACGCCTGGCCTTGCCACCGAAGCGGACAGAAGCCACACCCGAGGCGCAATTGCAGTCGTCGGATCCGACGTACGTGCCGGCGACAGAGGCAGAGGGCCTTGAAGAAATTAGTACCACCAAGACTTGGTGGGACCAGCCCGGCCACTGGGGCGCGGAGAGCGAATTTGACGCCTTTGGAAGCGCTGCGAAGGTGACAGACAAAAGAATCGTGGAGGTCTACCTAAGAAGAGCAGTTGTTGAGCTGCTCGCCCTGCAAGAATCGGGCGTCTTTGCAGACTGGGCGATGAAGAGGTGGAACGAGGGCGACCGAAACGCCTTGGATAGCACACTCGCAGTCGATATCCATGTGCAGGATGGCAAGGCCTCGCTCAAGGGCGAcgtctcgtcgctctcccAGAGCCTGACGGCTGATCTGGAAGAAGCCGATTTACCGGAGAGAGTcaccctcgacgaggccaaggagattGTCAAGGCGTGGGACCCCGCATGGAAGAGcatcgcgctcgacgagcaAGCCAAGTTTGTT GTTCGGAAGCGCCTCTACCAGCTCACGGGCAACCTCGTTCCCGacgccaagctcgccgcggccacgaccgTCAATCACATCCTTACGCTCGCCTCAAAGGAGCCCAAATCGCCGAAACTTGCAGAACTGCTCAGCCGGCGGGACGACCTGCAGCGTCTCTCCAACGTCAAGGTGCATAGCCGCAAGATCGGCGCCATCGAGAAGGAGACTGTCGTGGGCCGCTGGAAGGTGATCGAGGAAGAGCTCAAGAAGCGCGGCCTGCCTGTCACAGGCACGGCGGGTCTGACCAAGAACAAGGAGAGGGACTGGATCACGGGCAAGATTTGA